Genomic window (Salvelinus alpinus chromosome 13, SLU_Salpinus.1, whole genome shotgun sequence):
ttttttactccagaGTATGAAAGAGAACAATGTTAAAGAACAATACTCTGCAAAACTTTACCATCGATTTAAAGGTGCTTTTTCTTTTTTGTCTTACCAGGTGCAGACATTTGTGAAGAAGAATATTATCCTCACAGGGGGTTTTGCTGGGGGATTTCTGCTGGGCTTGGCCTCTTAAGAGCCTCTCATTTCGGTCTTTACCTAATATTTTTGTCACATACAAGGCTGAAAACAGCTTAAACCTAAGCAGCTATCTAGATATGTAAGTAGACTACATTGATATCATATGTCAAGCTAATTCATAGGCTTGGTGGGTTTTTGGGCTTTTGGGCATGTGTCAATTTGAAAACAGCCTTTTAGATACTATGTCTGTGGTTAAAGTTTATGCATGTTTTGTGCACATATGGCAGGAGCATTGGCTTTAATTTTTCTATGGGTTGTTTTGGTATGGTACTTATTTGAGAGATTGTTCAGATCCACTTCAATCGTTTTATCTGTATTCATTCGGATGGAACTCAGGGTTCTCCCCAGGATGTTTTAAAACGAGGTGTTTCTGCTGAGTATGGCTGGGGGGTGGCCCGGAGTGGTGTAGTGCCCCCCTTTGGacgcagtttttttttttacaccagtaactgccatttcctgcaatctagagagAAAAAATGGCCTATGATACATAAAGTGGCGCAGCGCCTCTtacattctttggggagaaccctggAACTGGAGCAAAGCCCTTTAACGTGTTTTCCCTAATGTGGGATTTGTTTTGTAATATCCTTCATTTTCTAAGTTAAGTTCAACAAGGTTGTTATGTGTTTAAATGTTACTTCAAACCAAAGGGTTTGAGTTAAAAGCATGTACATGTATGAGTAAATACTGTATGACAGGACTAGGAGGCCACAGTAACTCAAGTTTGAATGGTATTTGAAGTTATATTCTTACCTGAAAATCAGTGACATTTCAAAGTATAACTCAAAATCATGTGTGCATATTAACCGTCCCCAATAGTATTGACTTATTTACCAGCACAGGAGGTTGcgtgtgaagtatttatttgagATCAAGGACTGAGAAGGCAAGACTGGACTTATGATTTGGCTTTCTAATTCCCTGCTTAAGAGTGAGGCGTGTCATATTTGTGTGTAAGTACAGGTTGTGTGCATTATCAAAAGCTAGGGTGTATTCATTATTTGGATTCTGTTGTAAAATGTAGTGCAACGGAACCTGTACTCCAAACggaaaatgttttgcaatgaaaACAAGTTTTTGTTGTTCTTTTTCATTGGAAAAATTCAGGTAGTGTCTGTTTGCTTCCTCGTGTAAATGTTTTTTGTTGCAAGAAACCAAACATTTTACAACAAtcagactaatgaatacacccctgcctAACAGCATACAAGGCTCGTGTTTCACAAACGACTATGGACAATTATGAATGTAATACATGGATGATATCAATAGCCCTTTGTATGGAACATATGGGATGACAAATACACTGATAGAAAGGAGTTTGCTCTAATTATTGCTCCAATGTTCGTTATTCTCCTCGATGGAACCCTTGCCCAAGTACTTAGCATTAGGAAAGTGTAAAATGTGCTGTCAAAAGCTTTAATAGTATTTTTCACAGTTAAAATGCTATATTTTGTTACAAGCAAAATGTATCATTATGGAAGAAGTAATTAAGTGAATTGTCTTTTAGAATGATTTTGTTTGTGAGTTTTACTGACTGCATCCTCCTAGGATAATTGACTGTCAATATAAACAACTCTATTACATTACAACacggatgggcaactccagtcctcggggcctGAGTGGTGTCACACatttgccccagctaacacaactgtgacaccaatcaactaatcatgatcttcagttaaaaatgtaattagtttaatcagctgtgtttgccaGGGATGGCCCCCAAGGACGGGTGTTGCCCATCCCTGCATTAGAAGCATTGTCATTATATACTACAGTTTCAATTGTCCACAATCATGTCAGAATGCAGCAGGGCTTTTAGGCTCTGTTGACTTCTGTTCCCTCACAAACCCTGAACTATCAAAATAAGAGTggcacactccatatataaactcccagtaatttattggatatttaccaacgtttcggcatcactgtgccttcgtcagggtaatgtcatgaatacttgaaccaggttatgtataCTGTGtaattagtgcaaccaatgacaatagtgaggggtgtgtcataatgattaagttaattaGTGAAACTATTAAAAACAGTTTATGGCATTAAATATTAGGCtattatcatatagaaacataattGAATATTGTACATAATATTAGCATCAATACATTGTTTAATTAAATTTCACATGtttaattgttttgtatttcatatgttacatgtaatcttttggttcaaccttaATGCATAATAAGCATCAACAGTGGGAACATATTAGGTGTATGCTAATAAGCTGTAGAAAGAATATACATTTATAAGACTTGTTCATAAAAGAAAGAATTGTTCATATGCAAACCCTGAGCAGCAGACTTCTCACCCTGCATGCTCACAGCACAAATGCATAGCTCTTATCACATCACTGCACCTGCTCTCTATGTACTTGTTTGCCTGGAAGAAAAACACAGTGGGCTAAGTTAATGTAATACATGAAACCCAATCAGATATCAAAACATTTATTCGATTTAGAAATCATATAAATAGGTAGATAATGCTGTGGAAAAAAACATCACCTTGCAAACACTTCTGAATTGTGCATGTTTGTTTCTGACAAGGATCTTTGTGGCATTGTACAACTATAGAGaaaagggaaacatttaaatattttttgaacgtttatttaactaggcaagtcagttaagaacaaattctaatttacaatgatgacctaccaGAAGGCAAAAAGGCCACCTGCGgggcgggggctgggattaaaaataaataaaagtatatGACAAAACAAACATCACAAGAGAGACctaagcatggtagcaacacaacatggtacaaacattattgggcacagacaacagcacaaggggggcaagaaggtagagacaatacatcacgcgaagcagccacaaccgCCAGTAAGAGTGTCAATGATTGAGTCTAATGACGCGATGGAGATAAAACGGTCCAATTTGAGTGTttattgcagctcgttccagtcactagctgcagcgaactgaaaagaggagcgatccagggtgtgtgctttggggacctctaacagaatgtgactggcagaacgggtggaggatgagggctgcagtatatatctcagatagggtggcgtgaggcctaagagggttttataaataagcatcaactagtgggtcttgcgacgggtatacagagatgaccagtttacagaggagaatAGAGTGCAGTGTCCTATAAGGGCAATTTTTGGACATTATTAATTAATTACTTGGACAAATATTATGAACCATTAACCACCAGTAGATATTAATTATAGATATTAAACACATGATTTTATACATATTCTTCAAGATTTACACAAAACATTTGCTGCAAACGTACCCGGAATCCCGGGTGCTTACTCAAATGTCGTCCGACTGGATTGGCTGCGCTATGGACTTTGCTGATTAAACTgcagataataataatattattttgTTTGTCTATCAATGTATTTTGTGGATAACGCACGTCTATAAAAAGTGTACACTTTTGAGCGCTAAGTGGTAAAATAGTTTGTTACACTAATGTAGGTAGGACCACAGACTTATCAGCCTCCTTGCAACAACGGAATATTGTTTCTGTAACAAGTTTTGATAGAAAAGTCGCTAACAAGCTAGCATTAGCATGTGAAGTTTGAGAGATAGCTTGTAGTAATTGATCATATTGTTTTAGAGCCCAAGACAGTTATAGTACTATAACATGGCAGTGAGCGCAGTTCACCTCGAATCAGATGCTTTTTTGGTTTGCATGAATCATGCATTAAGTACCGAGAAGGAGGAAGTAATGGGACTCTGCATCGGGGAGGTAACGTTTGCacgctagctagctatttagctaAATAATTTGATAGCAAAGcaataactagctaacgttagctaccagTGGCGTGTCCAGAACATTTTCAATGGGGTGGCCAAAGTTGGGCATAGACCCAGTTTAGGAGGGGAGGGCATACCATTTTAATGCAAGGTGGATTTTTTTCAATGTAATTATGATGGTTCGACAACGCATTACAGGTATAATAAGATACCCATATACTCACGCGAATGCAAgctagcattggctcgcgaaactacctcttaacttccttcatactggacacatacaaatggtatccaggcgttcacctgactctggggaagtggaTAAAGCTATATCCGAAaaactggcatttggaaagtttgaggtgagggagaaggtgtggtggaacaagtattaGCATTGTTATGTATCTTGCTAGTTGGATCGAATTCTCCGTTAACTAGCCAGCGAAATGTTGAGTAACATTAGCCAACGTAACTGATCAAATAATTGAATTCatggtgtgaaaattagctggctaataaagtcagacagctaACGTTGATGCGCTAActttagtaacctaaccaattcgctatagtattaactggtatgcgactccttgctgttcctcaagttataacgcgttagttgcttactggaccctggcaatatgtgtgaaatgttaactagctaacgaactAACGTTAACTACTATCTGCGAAAGGACTGTTTTctggttaattttcagaatgagagaattaggtgaaaaATGAGGtgttgcttgttaaacaagtggattcagggatgaagtgtagctgggcctggcttaagctggatgccaccatagaggtgaaaggaacaccacacactttccctcACTTTTTAAATATAGTGTGGATAAAAAGGGGTATGTCAGGTGTACTTTCTGCCTGAAAGAGaccctttgttggcataattgatATCATGgtctgctggcacattgtagaacagatgtccacaggcagaacgtgtacaatgtaataatgtgtagcccaaagatattgtttttgttgtcttgaacttgacagtaacacttgtgtgtgagtgaggggggattATTTAATGTTTTACTCAGTGAACGTTattttgcacacatgtagccttgtaCCCTTGATCGACGTCTACTATAGTggctatactatactataatagagcaaaaatggaatgcctgtttgtttcattctatttctactttaagatgttttttcccaagtgcaatatttagatgtgtgtgtggtcacaagcgttctattataaaggctgtcttggctaactgcaatattagtgtgCTGTTCTTtctcaagacttgagtgtcatttgcagtaaagtgTAGGCAACAATTAACATTGAattgctttctttacattttttagctgtgagttaggttcacattaaccattttttattttacacacagagactgattgtttaattagttaaaacctgcGTTTCCCCCTCGCACAGATTTTTTTTGCACGTTTCGGGGCAGAAAATACTGTCTGCTTTTTGGGCCCTTgccagtttgcatccctgttcATTTTGTCCCCTGACACTATTATAAATCAATTACTAAAGTCTTGTTACAGTGTTTGCATTCAAAGTCAGGATTGTACATAAGGGTATTAGCATACAGCAGTAAATTCACTTGAAAGTGCCATCCAGAGTGTGAATTATACTGTGACATTCTATTTTTTTTTATGGGACATCCTATGTGTGCATGCACACATGGGCTTAATAGTAAAGACGTaatttaactgtaaaaatgtattaccttttttaATGTGTCAAAAACataatgactggttgtgttcatatCTGATTGTCATACAAATCACTCGTAAAAAGTAGGTTACCTGTGCATGTTTTTCTACTCCAAAATAAATCTAGCATTTGAACACTGCACTGTGCACCCGCCATTTGAATGGAAAGGGACATCTATTACAAACACCATACGTGTACTGACGCTAAGCCTACAAAGTGGTGtgcattcatggatgccaagggaagccaggcatTTTACAATAAGGAAACAAATGTATAAAATTATTACACATTCATGTCTATCTGTGTTTCAGAATTTCCCCtcaattcacaagaggctgaatctatttcaccagagaaagcatctgagcgagGCAAACGGCGCCCCTCTCTCTTAGTATCtggagcccatgtatctgatgctgtctggccaaaaataatgtgacatgccatactctttttATCCAGACGGTATCAAAtaaatgggctacacatactaagacagaggggtgctgtttccctCTCACGGATGCTTTCTCTGTTGAGATTGACGGGTCTTTCTGTCGGTCCGCGTCTTGGTCAAAATGATAAATATGTTCAGAGACGATCAATCAGAACTCAGAATTTCTGGGAGCCCACTGGGGTGGCCAATCAGATTTCAAGGGGGGCCATGGTCACCGCCTGGACACGCCTCTATCTACATGCATGCATATTATCTACCTTTAATATACCCTTTGTTGTTACATTCATATTCTCAATTGGCCTATACCCCCAACTTGGTATTAGGGGCACCTGATATTGATTCTAGCTAGCTACCCTGTTAATTATTCTGCTTTCTAAAGTCACCTGGTTTGTTTACATAGGTGGACACAAATCGCATCGTCCACATTCATTCTGTTATTATTCTCCGACGCTCGGACAAGAGGAAGGATCGTGTGGAAATTTCGCCTGAGCAGCTGTCTTCAGCGGCAACCGAAGCGGAGATATCCTTTGTGCGATGTCTCATTCAATAACTTAAATCTCTGTCTTCTGGTGGTGCCTTGCAGGTCAGTGTGACATACTCCGTGACAGAGATGTCAGTGCGACAGGTAGCGGTATCATAGAATTCCTGAGGCCATTGCCATTGTCTCATTTTGATAATCAATTTCCTTAGTAAGAGCTACAGGTTGGCTGAAATGACTGGACGGCCGATGCGTGTAGTTGGTTGGTACCACTCTCACCCCCACATCACTGTGTGGCCATCACATGTGGGTAAGAACCAGAGCACCCCTCCACCACATCAATGCCACAACGTTAGTTCTCACTGTCGTGGCAAACTTTATCAGGTGGTGTGTCTGAAAGTCATTCATTTTCTACAACAGATGTGAGGACACAGGCCATGTATCAAATGATGGACCAGGGCTTTGTTGGGCTGATATTCTCCTGCTTCATTGAGGATAAGAACACAAAAGTAAGGGTTAAATGACAGccattttaaaatatataatgTCATTTTAATTTACAAAGGGGCTTCGAACAAATTCAATTATTATTTTCTCTTAGACTGGTCGAGTTCTCTACACCTGCTTCCAGTCTGTCCAAGCCCAGAAAGGCTCTGAGTAAGTATGCCCCTGTTTGGAAACCACTGTTTGCAGTGAAATGAATATCCTATCCAGATGTTAGTTAAACAAAATTAAGTGTTATTAGATGATCTTTTCTCCCTCATGACTATTAATCAGACAAAGATTTAATTGATTGTCTTTTGACACAAATACTGAATTACATCCCTGATCTGTGTTGATAAAGGTACGAGAGAATCGAGATCCCAATTCATGTGATTCCACACGAGGCCATTGGGAAAGTGTGCCTTGAATCAGCAGTGGAGCTTCCCAGAATCCTCTGCCAGGAAGAGCAGGACACCTACAGAAAGATTCACAGGTAGGTTGCCTCAGAAGCCCAGGGAAGCATTCAGTTTGGTTCAGAGTTGGCTACGTTGCGTGACTGTTTTTACTGAATGACATGTTTCCCCAAAACTATGTGCACTGTTCTTCAACAGCCTTTGATGAGGTGCGTTTGCTCCTATTTCGTAGGTGTGGCGAGCTGTGGCCTGATCAATATGGGTGTGACCATTTGAAATCGCAAAACTTGTGCAGCACACCATACACAATCGCCCTCTGGGCCACCATAATCACACCGTTTTTCAACTGGTCATTCAGTACAGTACCATTTCCGTTGAATTAACCATTCAATACCATTCTGCCGTACTGAATGCACCCCAGGGATCTGACGTTTTGTTCGAAAGCCTGTGGAAGTTTTCCTCAGGGAGACGGTAAAAAGAGGGGGAGTCTAGATGGAAACTAGTGATGCATTGGCACTTTTCAAACCAGTGTGATATTTCGCGTGGGTGGAGCTCTGAACGAAGGTTGTATTTCTGAACATTTGTCTGACTTGCAACAAGTTAGCTAGCGTTAGATGCAACACTAATGTCGCATAGGCTACTAAAACTTTGTCCAACACAGCAGTAAAAGAGAGACAAAACAAGGAAAAGCCTCTCCTGGGGGAAAATGTAATTCTACTCAGTCATTTAAATGGGAGCGTTAACAGCCAGCGCTCCCATTCAAATGCAAAATCCGGTAATAAAATTCTCCAGACTTCCAATAGTCAAGCGAACGAGATGAGATTTGGATGGATGGCCCCGCAAGACTAACTGGTAAGTACCTCTGATTTGGAGTGTGTTGAGCCCCCCCTGCAATTGCCTTTGCCATGCAGAAGATATTTCCCCTTTGTCTACCATAATATACAAAATTGTCTTGCAGCAAAGACTGGTTTCAGAAGAAAATACTATGAACTCAAGGCAGCTCATTGTATATTGCTCATTGTTAATAGAATAATTTCAGGATTTCATTTCTTTGCAGCTTAACTCAACTGGATCCGATCACGAAGATACACAATGGCTCAGGTTGGTCTCTATATATTTGTTGATAACTGATATTTAATTGTGTCAGTATGCATATTAATATCCCCAACGGTGCATCCATGTCTTGACTGTGCTTTCTTGCTccacttggtgtgtgtgtgtgcgcgcgcacacgTTTCAGTCTTCACTAAGAACCTGTGCAGCCAGATGTCTGCTGTGAGTGGTCCCCTGCTGCAGTGGCTGGAGGATCGTCTGGAGCAGAACAAACAGAACATCATTGAGCTGCAgctggagaaagagagactaACTCAGGAGTTGGCAACTATGTGAAAGGGAGAGAGTTAAGAAATAGACACGTGGGcctaccgagtggcgcagcggtctaaggcactgcatcgcagtgcttgaggcgtcactacagacccgggtttgatcccgggctgtgtcgcagccggccgcgaccgggagacccatgaggcggcgcacaattggcccagcgtcgtccgggttaggggagggtttggccggccggtatgtccttgtcccatcgtgttctagcgactccttgtggtggcctgtgcgcagtgcacgctgactttggtcaccagctgtacggtgtttcctccgacacattggtgcttctgggttaagcgagcagtgtgtcaagaagcagtgcggcttggcagagtcatgtttcggaggacgcatggctctcgaccgttGCCTCTCCCTAGTccttacgggagttgcagcgatgggacaagactataactaccaatttggatatcacgaaattggggagaaaaaggggtaatgtTGACATGTTCCTCATAGTGCCATAGACCTTCTAACACAAGAACAAGTGACTAAGTGAATGTCCTCATTGCTAACTGAATGCCACCACACACACCTTAGGGAGTGTTTTCTTGTCATCCTCTGTGTACTATTAAAATCTATACTGTATTTACTAGAACATGTTACTACCACACTAAGATGTTAGATTTCTCTTTATTTTAGTTCCTTGGCACCGAGTATTGGATGTGTTTTTCCATATTGCTGATATATTTTGAATGGATGGTGCAATGCACTGTGAGCATGAAAGGATGTCCCGTGTGAATTGCCAATTCAAAATGTGACAACATAGTATATCCAGGTATTTGCTTATtagaaagtattttttttaaaaaaGTTTTTCAATTTCTATGTTGCAATATGTCATGCTTTATTTGTGCTCTCCAAGTTAAATCAAAGCCATCTCCTTTGACAGCTATTGGATTTCTTGTACTTATGAATGTTTTCATAAGTTATTTCATGGAAATGTTCCAAACCATTAACTTTGTCCGCTCCTGCAGAGTTTTGAGTCCTGAGTGAGCATTTTGTCTGAAAACCTCAAATGTTGGTTCTCATTCTCATAGAAGGGCAGAAGGACAATTTGTAATGAACTATTTCATACGAGGTGGGGGAGATGGGATATTGCTTTATATCCGTTTGGAAAATACAGCGTTGTTAGCTAAACGATGTCTAAATGTGAATATATGGTGTAATCATCGTAGCTTATTTAGCAGCCATTGCTTAATCATTGTGTGCCTTGTCATGCTTGTATGGGTTCTTTTGTTTTGAGGGATTAAACAGATTTGTCTCTTTATgactcaccatcttaaatatttGTGTCAGTTGACTGAATCCATACCAGTTCCAAATCTAAGCAATGCTCAAATTGGGTGAGCAGTTTAAATAATGACTAGCTTCATCTATCAGTACACTAAACACAATCAAAAGTAAATGTTGTTTTTAGTACAGGGATAGGTCAGCATGGTACCAACAGCACATTTTGACGTTGATTGGTTAAAATAATCCAACATTTTCAGGTGGCCTGGTTCTGTGTGTACTATAGAAATCATGGAAACAAATAATGTAGACAAGCTTTGA
Coding sequences:
- the LOC139537132 gene encoding lys-63-specific deubiquitinase BRCC36-like isoform X1: MAVSAVHLESDAFLVCMNHALSTEKEEVMGLCIGEVDTNRIVHIHSVIILRRSDKRKDRVEISPEQLSSAATEAERLAEMTGRPMRVVGWYHSHPHITVWPSHVDVRTQAMYQMMDQGFVGLIFSCFIEDKNTKTGRVLYTCFQSVQAQKGSEYERIEIPIHVIPHEAIGKVCLESAVELPRILCQEEQDTYRKIHSLTQLDPITKIHNGSVFTKNLCSQMSAVSGPLLQWLEDRLEQNKQNIIELQLEKERLTQELATM
- the LOC139537132 gene encoding lys-63-specific deubiquitinase BRCC36-like isoform X3, which encodes MAVSAVHLESDAFLVCMNHALSTEKEEVMGLCIGEVDTNRIVHIHSVIILRRSDKRKDRVEISPEQLSSAATEAERLAEMTGRPMRVVGWYHSHPHITVWPSHVDVRTQAMYQMMDQGFVGLIFSCFIEDKNTKTGRVLYTCFQSVQAQKGSEYERIEIPIHVIPHEAIGKVCLESAVELPRILCQEEQDTYRKIHRLDPACSTSSRQRGKNHLSASLGTNYSIHSPV
- the LOC139537132 gene encoding lys-63-specific deubiquitinase BRCC36-like isoform X2 codes for the protein MVSRRSPDSGEVDKAISEKLAFGKFEVDTNRIVHIHSVIILRRSDKRKDRVEISPEQLSSAATEAERLAEMTGRPMRVVGWYHSHPHITVWPSHVDVRTQAMYQMMDQGFVGLIFSCFIEDKNTKTGRVLYTCFQSVQAQKGSEYERIEIPIHVIPHEAIGKVCLESAVELPRILCQEEQDTYRKIHSLTQLDPITKIHNGSVFTKNLCSQMSAVSGPLLQWLEDRLEQNKQNIIELQLEKERLTQELATM